The proteins below come from a single Psychrobacter sp. PL19 genomic window:
- a CDS encoding DNA cytosine methyltransferase: MEKMTFIDLFAGAGGLSEGFVKVGFEPIAHVEMDAHACKTLETRNYYYALKKANKLQVYYDYLLGNISHEDLSENVLNKLNNVINASIGDNNTNIFNRIDELCQGREVDLIIGGPPCQAYSVVGRHRINKLEQDDPRNLLYRQYARFLKRYNPKVFVFENVLGILSAEEGRYFNNIKVYFRTLGYELDSRVLNTSDYGVLQNRKRVIIIGWKKGSGFSYPELVAESNPYTVADILEDLAHLNPGDLNPVTKYAKDTNEYLKKYAIRSDVDFVTQHVARSHNDRDLEIYRIAIDKWLSNKERLKYADLPERLKTHKNQTSFTDRFKVVDIDNYSHTVLAHIAKDGHYYIYPSREQVRSLSVREAARIQSFPDSYYFEGGRSAAFKQIGNAVPPLMALRIAEEIKGSL; encoded by the coding sequence ATGGAAAAAATGACTTTTATTGACCTATTCGCAGGTGCTGGCGGGTTGTCGGAAGGTTTTGTGAAAGTAGGGTTTGAGCCAATCGCCCATGTTGAAATGGATGCTCATGCTTGTAAAACGCTTGAAACTAGAAATTACTATTATGCTTTGAAAAAAGCTAATAAATTGCAGGTATATTACGATTATCTATTGGGCAATATTTCGCATGAAGACTTATCAGAAAATGTACTGAATAAGCTTAATAATGTCATTAACGCGTCAATCGGTGATAATAATACAAATATATTCAACCGTATTGATGAGTTATGTCAAGGTAGGGAGGTTGATCTAATTATTGGTGGACCTCCTTGTCAAGCGTATTCTGTCGTTGGTCGGCATCGTATCAATAAATTAGAACAGGATGATCCAAGAAACTTACTGTATAGACAGTACGCTCGTTTCCTTAAGAGATATAATCCAAAAGTGTTTGTCTTCGAGAATGTTCTAGGAATACTAAGTGCAGAAGAAGGCAGGTATTTTAATAATATTAAAGTATATTTTAGAACATTAGGTTACGAGCTAGATTCAAGAGTATTAAATACATCTGATTATGGTGTACTTCAAAACCGTAAGCGTGTAATTATTATTGGTTGGAAAAAAGGTAGTGGCTTTTCTTATCCTGAACTTGTAGCAGAGTCCAATCCATATACCGTAGCCGATATTTTAGAAGATTTAGCACATCTCAATCCAGGTGATTTAAACCCTGTCACTAAGTATGCAAAAGATACTAATGAGTATCTTAAAAAATACGCTATTCGTAGTGATGTAGACTTCGTTACTCAGCATGTCGCAAGATCGCACAATGATAGAGATCTAGAGATATATAGAATAGCTATTGATAAATGGCTGAGTAATAAAGAAAGGCTTAAATATGCTGATTTACCAGAACGATTGAAAACACACAAAAATCAGACTTCATTTACTGATCGCTTCAAAGTCGTAGATATTGATAATTACAGTCATACTGTACTTGCTCATATTGCCAAAGATGGACATTATTATATCTACCCTAGTAGAGAGCAAGTACGGTCGTTGTCAGTGAGGGAAGCTGCTCGCATTCAGTCATTCCCTGATAGTTATTATTTTGAAGGTGGAAGAAGTGCTGCTTTTAAACAAATTGGTAATGCTGTACCGCCATTAATGGCTTTAAGAATAGCTGAAGAAATAAAGGGAAGTTTATGA
- a CDS encoding sensor histidine kinase, which yields MTELTYNIRPSARLIKTIGEDLIGDSNAALMELIKNSYDADASFVKIIFKYRIENDEEVLSIKVIDNGHGMDSNTVINKWLVPATDDKLIRKTSRKFERALQGRKGIGRFASAILGQELTLISRVEKEQTTIILDWNEFSSDKFLSDIELLVEVEAGRYETGTTIEIIAKNQSLDEDDKKSYWNADSLEKLINELRKLVTPFDEFEEDDFKISLEVINAPYDFKSGEIDVERYPIIDFYDYRIHGTVDSDGKASLTYENAVDINARQIHSFTKNIAPTEDERHCGKIELDLRVFDREADAFSNLIDKGLIDPISQEKIGKQQARRELNSVYGVNIYKNKFRISPYGNQGVDWLKLDNRRIQNPSMRIGNNQIVGFVTIQPEELSGLNEKSARDGLKENASFKGLKHILEDVIRELELKRFSFRKKSRKGRSREDTIDFQINDLFDFGDLKDVIRKNFDEQVDEQTYQKIIGLITKKEESKSKLLEDIKRQIAVYQGQATLGKIVNVVIHEGRKPLQYFQLESKNLIDSFEMYEKGNDEDILNDIKDIIFGFKKNAQDLSSLYKRITPLASQRRSKKKSFLINKAIQNSFKIFDVQLKTSKIEFQIDIDHNILAYGWEQDLEVAFTNLIENSIFWLSKKDTDDKLIQVKANMSLSNECSIFYKDNGPGIKEDYIVSGDVFDPGFTTKDTDDATGLGLAIAGEAVERLEGKLYALESDEGACFEIKIKVPNDVK from the coding sequence ATGACTGAATTAACATACAACATAAGACCTTCAGCAAGATTAATCAAAACTATTGGAGAAGACTTAATTGGTGACTCTAACGCAGCATTGATGGAGTTGATCAAAAATTCATATGATGCTGACGCTTCATTTGTCAAAATCATTTTTAAGTATAGAATTGAAAACGATGAAGAAGTATTATCGATAAAAGTCATAGACAATGGCCATGGTATGGATTCTAATACCGTTATCAACAAATGGCTTGTTCCAGCTACAGATGATAAATTAATTAGAAAAACTAGCAGGAAATTCGAAAGAGCCCTCCAAGGACGTAAAGGTATTGGAAGGTTTGCATCAGCTATATTAGGTCAAGAATTAACGCTTATTTCACGTGTAGAAAAAGAGCAGACAACAATAATATTAGATTGGAACGAATTTAGCTCAGATAAGTTTTTATCAGACATAGAGTTGTTAGTAGAAGTTGAAGCTGGGCGTTATGAAACGGGTACAACTATTGAGATAATAGCTAAAAACCAGAGTTTAGATGAAGACGATAAAAAATCTTATTGGAATGCAGATAGTCTTGAAAAACTAATTAATGAATTGAGAAAGTTAGTAACGCCTTTCGATGAGTTTGAAGAAGATGACTTTAAGATTAGTTTAGAAGTCATTAATGCTCCATATGATTTCAAGAGTGGAGAGATTGACGTTGAAAGATATCCGATAATTGACTTCTATGATTATAGAATACATGGAACCGTAGATAGTGATGGTAAGGCTAGTTTAACCTATGAAAATGCTGTAGATATAAATGCTAGGCAAATACATTCATTCACGAAGAATATTGCTCCTACTGAAGATGAAAGACATTGCGGTAAAATTGAATTGGATTTAAGAGTTTTTGATAGAGAGGCTGATGCATTTAGTAATCTAATAGACAAAGGTTTGATTGACCCAATATCTCAAGAGAAAATTGGTAAACAGCAAGCTCGTAGAGAGCTAAACAGTGTATATGGAGTAAATATATATAAAAATAAGTTTCGCATTAGTCCGTACGGTAATCAAGGTGTAGATTGGTTGAAACTTGATAATAGAAGAATTCAAAATCCGTCAATGAGAATTGGTAACAATCAAATAGTTGGATTTGTAACGATTCAACCAGAAGAGTTGTCAGGGTTAAATGAAAAAAGTGCTCGTGACGGTCTTAAAGAAAATGCAAGTTTCAAAGGTTTAAAACATATTTTAGAAGATGTTATAAGAGAATTAGAACTGAAACGTTTTTCTTTCAGAAAAAAATCTAGAAAAGGTCGAAGCAGAGAGGATACTATCGATTTTCAAATCAATGATTTGTTTGATTTTGGAGATTTGAAAGATGTAATCAGGAAAAACTTTGATGAACAAGTTGATGAGCAAACATATCAAAAAATAATAGGTCTAATAACAAAAAAGGAAGAGTCGAAATCTAAGCTATTAGAGGATATTAAGAGACAGATAGCTGTATACCAAGGTCAGGCAACTCTAGGTAAGATAGTGAATGTTGTTATACACGAAGGTAGAAAACCTCTACAGTATTTTCAGTTAGAATCAAAAAATTTAATTGACAGTTTTGAAATGTACGAAAAAGGAAACGATGAAGATATTTTAAACGATATTAAAGATATAATTTTTGGTTTCAAAAAAAATGCTCAAGATTTATCTAGCCTTTATAAACGAATAACACCATTAGCTAGCCAAAGAAGATCTAAAAAGAAAAGCTTTTTGATAAATAAAGCAATTCAGAATAGCTTTAAGATATTTGATGTACAGTTGAAAACCTCAAAAATAGAATTTCAAATAGATATCGATCATAATATACTAGCTTATGGTTGGGAGCAGGATTTAGAGGTTGCTTTCACTAACCTAATAGAGAATAGTATTTTTTGGCTCTCTAAAAAAGATACTGATGATAAATTAATTCAAGTCAAAGCTAATATGTCGTTATCAAATGAGTGTTCGATATTTTATAAAGATAACGGTCCTGGAATTAAAGAAGATTATATAGTATCTGGAGACGTTTTTGATCCTGGATTTACTACAAAAGATACTGACGATGCCACTGGTCTAGGACTTGCTATAGCAGGAGAGGCTGTTGAGAGACTTGAAGGCAAGCTTTATGCTTTAGAAAGCGACGAAGGCGCATGTTTTGAAATAAAAATTAAGGTACCAAACGATGTCAAATAA
- a CDS encoding LysR family transcriptional regulator, with the protein MNGINRLDIKQLRVLHALLDLKNLSQVARKMGLTQQAISEQLRKLRDLFDDRLFIRQGNSMVPTPKALSMQQPISLILKQLETLLEPDVFSPQTYKGVFTISATDYATQALLPQLFNITRRKAPGLKLIVRDFASDNINQLITAGELDLLITFPEFIPDNLAYVTLLEEQHLCITGCGNEFIKEPLTLAQIAAHPQLVVSPSRANLRGSHDQWFAARGLKRNIVMSVPSFSAVPDILHTTDMIAFYPARLLPSSKVKKLEVEDLPPTFKVIAAWHPRTSDSPVHSWLIKQLQEL; encoded by the coding sequence ATGAATGGTATTAATCGGCTCGATATCAAGCAGCTTAGAGTGCTACACGCGCTGCTGGATCTAAAAAACCTCTCGCAAGTCGCACGCAAAATGGGGCTAACGCAACAAGCCATTAGTGAGCAGCTGCGTAAGTTGCGCGATTTATTTGATGATCGCTTATTTATTCGCCAAGGCAATAGCATGGTGCCAACGCCAAAAGCGCTATCGATGCAGCAGCCCATTAGCCTTATATTAAAGCAGTTAGAAACACTGTTAGAGCCTGATGTGTTTTCGCCGCAGACCTATAAAGGTGTGTTTACGATTAGTGCGACCGACTACGCAACACAGGCACTGTTACCACAGCTGTTTAATATTACACGCCGAAAAGCACCCGGTCTAAAATTAATAGTACGCGACTTTGCCTCCGACAATATTAATCAGCTTATTACAGCAGGTGAGCTTGACCTGCTAATTACCTTTCCAGAATTCATTCCTGATAACTTAGCGTATGTGACTTTGCTTGAAGAGCAGCATTTATGCATTACCGGCTGTGGCAACGAATTTATAAAAGAGCCGTTAACATTAGCGCAAATTGCCGCTCATCCACAGCTGGTGGTATCCCCTTCGCGTGCGAATCTGCGCGGCTCTCACGATCAGTGGTTTGCAGCAAGAGGGCTTAAGCGAAATATTGTTATGTCGGTTCCTAGCTTTTCGGCGGTGCCCGATATCCTACATACCACCGATATGATTGCCTTCTATCCTGCGCGACTATTACCCAGTAGTAAGGTTAAAAAATTAGAAGTGGAGGACTTGCCACCGACATTCAAGGTCATAGCGGCATGGCATCCACGTACCAGCGACAGTCCCGTTCACAGTTGGTTAATTAAGCAACTACAAGAGTTATAG
- a CDS encoding response regulator: MSNKLRILIVEDNPDVVESYIRTIRIFNKKQDKYEFFSDVAKNKAEAIDMLSITENSFDGAIIDLDLENQGGEDSSGLDVIKLIKRTERFPVFIISGTTHQLIDDDDIENDLYRIFVKGETFDFIEEFVNIHSTGITDILNRTGKIEEYINTIYWEHLSTSLSPWIEDNIRSEEDKKQSLIRYFIFHLQEYLDISKEDQEFSDYFPAEFFITGPIKQSIFTGDIFYYEKKRYVVITPACDFGKDSITNVLCLQISDLSDISEELNIVNTSPKSKKVKALTKYLTNSHSNRLHFIPSFIYKNEEFSAGIIDFQHQVNFLKSAFNSDVEAFRRVATISQPFLKDLIGRYASYYSRQGAPNISESQLQNSYLKWASE, encoded by the coding sequence ATGTCAAATAAATTAAGAATCCTAATAGTTGAGGATAATCCAGATGTAGTAGAGAGTTATATAAGAACTATAAGAATATTTAATAAAAAACAGGACAAGTATGAGTTTTTCTCAGATGTAGCTAAAAATAAAGCTGAAGCAATTGATATGTTAAGTATCACTGAAAATAGCTTTGATGGTGCAATTATAGATCTTGATCTTGAAAACCAAGGGGGAGAAGACTCTTCTGGTCTAGATGTCATTAAACTCATTAAAAGAACTGAACGGTTTCCAGTATTTATTATTTCTGGAACAACTCATCAGTTAATAGATGATGATGACATAGAAAATGATTTATATAGAATATTTGTAAAAGGTGAGACATTTGATTTCATAGAAGAGTTTGTTAATATTCATTCTACTGGAATTACTGACATTCTAAATCGCACGGGTAAGATTGAAGAATATATTAATACCATATACTGGGAGCATCTCTCGACATCGCTGTCACCTTGGATTGAAGATAATATCAGAAGTGAGGAGGATAAAAAACAATCGCTAATTAGGTATTTTATTTTTCATCTTCAGGAGTATTTAGATATATCTAAGGAAGATCAAGAGTTTTCTGATTACTTTCCCGCAGAGTTTTTCATTACTGGGCCTATAAAACAGAGTATTTTTACTGGCGATATTTTCTACTATGAAAAGAAGCGATATGTTGTGATAACACCAGCTTGTGATTTTGGTAAAGATAGTATTACAAATGTACTATGTTTGCAAATAAGTGATTTATCAGATATATCTGAAGAATTAAATATTGTGAATACAAGTCCTAAAAGCAAAAAAGTTAAAGCCCTAACAAAGTATTTAACAAACTCTCATTCTAATAGATTACATTTCATTCCTTCTTTTATCTACAAAAATGAAGAATTTTCAGCTGGTATTATAGATTTTCAGCATCAGGTAAACTTTCTTAAGTCAGCCTTCAATTCAGATGTCGAAGCATTCAGAAGGGTAGCTACAATTTCTCAGCCTTTTCTGAAAGATTTGATTGGAAGGTATGCAAGTTATTATTCAAGGCAAGGTGCTCCTAATATTTCTGAATCCCAACTTCAAAATTCTTATCTTAAATGGGCTTCTGAATAA
- the map gene encoding type I methionyl aminopeptidase, with the protein MTKKSLIQSPEAIEKMRVAGKLASELLVMLDEHVKVGISTEALNQIAHDYIVNVQQAIPAPLNYNGFPKSICTSVNHVVCHGIPTENKLLKDGDIINIDVTVIKDGYYGDTSKMWIVGNGSIMAKRICKVAQDALYAGMKVVKDGARLGDIGAAIQEVVEPERFSIVREFCGHGISNEFHHEPQVMHYGKKGTGFELKTGMTFTIEPMINEGKWQTKILPDEWTAITKDRKLSAQWEHTMVVTDNGCEVFTTRPEEDLSFLTQ; encoded by the coding sequence ATGACTAAAAAATCTCTAATCCAATCCCCCGAAGCGATAGAAAAAATGCGTGTCGCCGGCAAGCTTGCCAGCGAGCTACTGGTCATGTTAGACGAGCATGTCAAAGTGGGCATCAGTACTGAAGCGTTGAATCAAATTGCCCATGATTATATCGTTAATGTGCAGCAAGCTATCCCAGCACCGCTTAATTATAATGGCTTCCCTAAATCGATTTGTACTTCGGTCAACCATGTGGTGTGTCACGGTATTCCTACCGAAAACAAACTGCTTAAAGACGGCGACATTATCAACATCGATGTGACGGTCATTAAAGATGGTTACTATGGCGACACCTCAAAAATGTGGATTGTCGGTAATGGCTCCATCATGGCCAAGCGCATTTGTAAAGTGGCACAAGATGCCTTGTACGCGGGTATGAAAGTGGTGAAGGATGGTGCACGCTTGGGTGACATCGGCGCCGCTATTCAAGAAGTGGTCGAGCCTGAACGCTTCAGTATCGTACGCGAGTTCTGTGGTCACGGTATCAGCAATGAGTTCCATCACGAGCCCCAAGTCATGCATTACGGTAAAAAAGGTACAGGCTTTGAGTTGAAGACCGGTATGACCTTTACTATTGAGCCAATGATAAATGAAGGCAAATGGCAAACCAAAATTCTACCGGACGAATGGACGGCAATTACTAAAGACCGTAAGCTGTCAGCGCAGTGGGAACATACCATGGTCGTAACAGATAATGGCTGTGAGGTATTTACTACCCGCCCCGAAGAAGATTTAAGCTTTTTGACTCAGTAA
- a CDS encoding esterase/lipase family protein: MLQQVRTIAAILGSPKVNLFGHSQGGIDIRYVVGVAPEYVASATAVSSPEQGSKTADAALLVFSKGSITTRVTLGFFELIGGFTDVGSEISIAKI; encoded by the coding sequence TTGCTGCAACAGGTTAGAACCATTGCTGCCATCTTAGGAAGTCCAAAAGTAAACTTATTTGGCCACAGTCAGGGCGGTATTGATATTCGCTATGTCGTTGGGGTGGCACCAGAATACGTCGCTTCTGCCACCGCAGTCTCAAGTCCAGAGCAAGGCTCAAAAACGGCAGATGCAGCTTTATTAGTATTTTCAAAAGGCAGTATAACCACTCGGGTTACGTTAGGTTTCTTTGAGCTCATTGGTGGTTTTACGGACGTCGGCTCAGAAATCAGTATTGCAAAAATATAG
- a CDS encoding Xaa-Pro aminopeptidase — protein MTSPTIHQCPINQGSIHQRSVKYGSIDRVVAVTTIAAALSILSACTTLPTAIKPHNASSMANNPLTAAMPIIDRQGRIAYVEEQGAGSAKISTLYSIRPDGSERQLIEQLKGYIYAPAWSTNGQLLAYSKQVPRQSPKIYIYDRNSNAYNLVVNVNGSNLSASFSPDGQKLLYSSTAGGNADIYEMLLSTGATTQLTTLPSTEVQPSYAADGQSFVYTSDKVRAGRPRIYRYNFATGNATQISTSSYAASPQLSLDGTRMGYLNGRQAAVMTLTTGQVVTLAETGLDEPARLSPSGGYAVYPTKNVQGSAQNGGSLVIQSLSGGTSYTISSKAGGVVRSPVWGR, from the coding sequence ATGACTAGTCCTACCATTCACCAGTGTCCTATCAATCAAGGCTCCATCCATCAGCGTTCAGTCAAGTACGGCTCGATCGATAGAGTGGTTGCTGTCACTACTATTGCTGCGGCCTTGAGTATTTTGAGTGCTTGCACCACCTTGCCAACCGCCATTAAGCCCCATAATGCTAGTAGTATGGCTAATAATCCGTTAACGGCGGCGATGCCCATCATAGACCGTCAAGGTCGTATTGCTTATGTAGAAGAACAGGGCGCAGGTTCTGCTAAAATATCTACGCTTTATAGCATTCGTCCTGACGGCAGCGAGCGACAATTAATCGAGCAACTCAAGGGTTATATATATGCGCCAGCCTGGTCAACTAATGGACAGCTATTGGCCTATAGTAAGCAAGTGCCACGACAGTCGCCCAAAATTTATATTTATGATCGCAATAGCAACGCTTATAATCTAGTGGTAAACGTTAATGGTAGCAATTTATCTGCGTCATTTTCACCAGATGGACAAAAGCTGCTGTATAGTTCGACGGCTGGTGGCAATGCCGACATATATGAGATGCTTTTGAGCACTGGCGCCACCACGCAATTGACCACTTTACCAAGCACCGAAGTACAGCCGAGCTACGCTGCCGATGGGCAAAGCTTCGTATATACCAGTGATAAAGTCCGCGCTGGCCGTCCACGTATCTATCGTTATAACTTCGCGACGGGTAATGCTACTCAGATATCTACCAGTAGCTATGCAGCCAGTCCCCAGCTCAGTCTTGATGGCACACGTATGGGTTATCTGAACGGTCGTCAAGCAGCGGTGATGACCCTAACAACCGGACAAGTCGTCACTCTAGCAGAAACGGGTCTGGATGAACCAGCACGCCTATCACCAAGTGGTGGTTATGCCGTCTATCCAACCAAAAATGTGCAAGGCAGTGCCCAAAATGGTGGTAGTTTAGTTATACAGTCATTATCTGGCGGTACAAGTTATACTATCAGCAGTAAGGCAGGCGGAGTGGTTCGATCCCCAGTGTGGGGTCGTTAA
- a CDS encoding DUF2256 domain-containing protein: MAHKKVNLPQKICPVCQRPFSWRKKWEKDWEQVIYCSEKCRRSKAHDDRTSKH, from the coding sequence ATGGCACATAAAAAAGTAAACCTACCGCAAAAAATCTGCCCCGTCTGCCAGCGGCCCTTTAGCTGGCGCAAGAAGTGGGAAAAGGATTGGGAGCAGGTTATTTATTGCTCTGAGAAGTGTCGGCGGAGCAAGGCTCACGACGATAGAACAAGTAAGCACTAA
- a CDS encoding DUF2256 domain-containing protein, whose amino-acid sequence MAQKKKNVRKKECPVCLREFSWSKKLDKNWESMVYCSDQCRRVKKYEGLDHQKEDK is encoded by the coding sequence ATGGCACAAAAAAAGAAAAATGTACGGAAAAAAGAATGTCCGGTTTGCCTCCGAGAGTTTAGCTGGAGTAAAAAGTTGGATAAAAACTGGGAGAGTATGGTCTATTGCTCAGATCAGTGTCGACGCGTGAAAAAATACGAAGGGCTAGATCATCAAAAAGAAGATAAATAG
- a CDS encoding META domain-containing protein, which yields MKNMTKIMMAATLAVGTLAAGCQTTPSVTTPVAQTLTNDALQAYNWQLVEAKRTNGAKVTQLFFDPAKPLILNFMKVNGNDRVTFMNTCNNIGAEYSIVNGNVKLNNVLSTMMACPEPQASFDTATMATVQGKYSISKNANNVPMLMIENASQVAQFKAVSK from the coding sequence ATGAAAAACATGACTAAAATAATGATGGCAGCAACTCTGGCTGTAGGTACGCTAGCAGCCGGTTGCCAAACAACCCCAAGCGTTACTACCCCAGTTGCTCAGACGCTTACTAATGATGCGTTACAAGCTTATAACTGGCAGCTCGTTGAAGCCAAGCGTACTAATGGCGCTAAGGTTACCCAGCTATTCTTCGATCCAGCCAAGCCATTAATCCTAAACTTCATGAAGGTTAACGGCAATGATCGCGTTACTTTTATGAATACTTGTAATAACATAGGTGCTGAATACTCGATTGTTAACGGCAATGTTAAATTAAACAATGTACTTAGCACCATGATGGCCTGTCCTGAACCACAAGCCAGCTTTGATACCGCTACAATGGCAACCGTACAAGGTAAATATAGTATAAGTAAAAATGCGAATAATGTGCCTATGTTGATGATTGAAAATGCCAGTCAAGTTGCACAGTTCAAAGCAGTTTCTAAATAA
- a CDS encoding alkene reductase has protein sequence MTQPNLDTSTLFSSVKLGPYTLKNRIVMPALTRSRSTQPDNIPNDLMASYYAQRASAGFMVTEGTQIEPRGQGYAWTPGIHSQAQIEGWKKTTQAVHAAGGIIFAQLWHVGRVSHTSLQPNAAQPIGPSVIAADNVKVFIETGPGEGALDDPSVPRALSTDEVGDLVNMYAQAARNALEAGFDGVELHCANGYLVNQFISEHSNIRDDQYGGSLTNRLRFLKEIVAAVSDVVGADRLGVRFAPLFASTNETRVYLGLVESDPHHTYVEAVKVLEQAGIAYLSIAEADWDNAPDLPESFYQAVRAEFSGRIIYAGKYTVEKSVNMLSKDYGDLFAFGRPFLANPDLPERIANNWPLNEADPATMYGGTDIGYSDYPYYQK, from the coding sequence ATGACACAGCCTAATCTAGATACCAGCACTTTATTTTCATCTGTAAAACTTGGACCGTATACGCTCAAAAATCGTATTGTGATGCCAGCGTTGACACGCTCTCGTAGCACCCAACCTGACAATATTCCTAACGACTTGATGGCGAGCTACTATGCACAGCGCGCCTCAGCAGGATTTATGGTAACTGAGGGCACACAGATTGAGCCAAGAGGCCAAGGCTACGCATGGACACCAGGTATACACTCACAAGCCCAAATTGAAGGCTGGAAAAAAACAACGCAAGCCGTACATGCAGCGGGCGGTATTATTTTTGCTCAGCTTTGGCACGTAGGCCGCGTGTCTCACACCAGCTTACAACCAAACGCAGCCCAACCTATCGGTCCTTCTGTTATAGCTGCTGATAATGTAAAAGTATTCATCGAAACAGGCCCAGGCGAAGGGGCTTTAGATGATCCAAGCGTACCACGTGCCCTTAGCACAGACGAGGTTGGCGATCTGGTAAATATGTACGCTCAAGCAGCACGTAATGCATTAGAAGCTGGCTTTGATGGTGTAGAACTTCATTGTGCTAATGGTTACTTAGTGAATCAGTTTATCTCTGAGCACAGTAATATACGTGATGACCAATATGGGGGTTCGCTGACCAATCGTCTGCGCTTCTTAAAAGAGATCGTCGCAGCTGTCAGTGACGTCGTTGGTGCTGATCGTCTGGGTGTGCGGTTTGCGCCTTTATTTGCTAGTACCAACGAGACCCGCGTGTATTTAGGTTTAGTAGAATCAGACCCTCACCACACTTATGTTGAAGCGGTCAAAGTGCTCGAACAAGCGGGCATTGCTTACTTATCTATTGCTGAAGCCGATTGGGATAATGCTCCTGATTTACCGGAGTCATTTTATCAAGCGGTCAGAGCAGAGTTTTCAGGACGTATTATCTATGCAGGTAAATATACTGTAGAGAAGTCAGTCAATATGTTATCCAAAGATTATGGTGATTTATTTGCCTTTGGTCGTCCTTTTCTTGCTAATCCCGACTTACCTGAGCGCATAGCCAACAACTGGCCACTCAATGAGGCCGACCCTGCCACTATGTATGGCGGCACTGACATTGGTTATAGTGATTATCCCTACTATCAGAAATAG